A single genomic interval of Rhizobium leguminosarum bv. trifolii WSM1325 harbors:
- a CDS encoding NAD+ synthetase (TIGRFAM: NAD+ synthetase~PFAM: NAD synthase~KEGG: ret:RHE_CH01195 NAD synthetase), translating into MTVLFDEQGEIIRELGVAADIDPEREIERRTAFLKDYLVASGMRGYVLGISGGVDSLTAALLAQKAVRELRDSGHAAEFIAVRLPYGVQADEADAGRALETIGADRSMVVNIKAPADAMLAAAQDGGLAFADAGRQDFILGNIKARQRMIAQFALAGALGSLVIGTDHAAEAVMGFFTKFGDGAADILPLAGLNKRRVRLLAKRLGAPDELVFKVPTADLEDQRPLRPDEEAYGVSYDEIDDFLEGKPVGEIARRRILAAYRATAHKRALPVAVSAL; encoded by the coding sequence ATGACTGTGCTGTTCGACGAACAAGGCGAGATCATCCGCGAACTGGGTGTCGCCGCCGATATCGACCCTGAGCGCGAGATCGAACGGCGAACCGCTTTTCTCAAGGATTATCTCGTCGCCTCGGGCATGCGCGGCTACGTCCTCGGGATCAGCGGTGGCGTCGATTCGCTGACGGCGGCGCTGCTGGCTCAAAAGGCGGTGCGCGAGCTGCGTGACAGCGGCCATGCGGCCGAATTCATTGCCGTGCGCCTTCCCTACGGTGTCCAGGCGGATGAGGCGGATGCGGGAAGGGCGCTGGAAACGATCGGCGCCGACCGTTCGATGGTGGTCAACATCAAGGCGCCGGCGGATGCGATGCTTGCCGCCGCGCAGGACGGCGGCCTCGCCTTTGCCGATGCCGGCCGGCAGGATTTCATCCTCGGCAATATCAAGGCGCGCCAGCGGATGATCGCCCAGTTCGCTCTTGCCGGGGCGCTTGGCAGCCTCGTCATCGGCACCGATCATGCGGCCGAGGCGGTCATGGGCTTCTTCACCAAGTTCGGCGATGGCGCAGCCGATATCCTGCCGCTCGCCGGTCTCAACAAGCGCCGCGTCCGCCTGCTGGCAAAGCGTCTCGGTGCTCCGGACGAGCTGGTGTTCAAGGTGCCGACCGCCGATCTCGAGGACCAGCGGCCGTTGCGCCCCGATGAGGAGGCCTATGGCGTCAGCTATGACGAGATCGACGATTTCCTCGAGGGTAAGCCGGTCGGCGAGATCGCCCGCCGCCGCATCCTCGCCGCCTATCGGGCGACTGCTCACAAGCGCGCTTTGCCGGTGGCGGTCAGCGCGCTCTGA
- a CDS encoding Glutathione S-transferase domain protein (PFAM: Glutathione S-transferase domain~KEGG: ret:RHE_CH01196 glutathione S-transferase protein), whose protein sequence is MKLYMHAAACSLSPHIICRELGLDIELVQVDRQTYRTSTGEDYLAINGNGYVPALVLDDGKVLTEGPAIVQFLADSVPEGAALLPEVGNIRRNEVQSYLNFITAELHKPMVLLFNPIYSSVHGEVRALISKRLAWLDGRLAGPYLTGDAFTVADAYLFVCLNWSPWTDIDLNQWPALHAFMARVAARPKVREALQAEDLEAFDADGVYFAPHAYLASSGRTGEPVRP, encoded by the coding sequence ATGAAACTTTACATGCACGCAGCCGCCTGTTCGCTTTCGCCGCACATCATCTGCCGCGAGCTCGGGCTCGATATCGAGCTCGTCCAGGTCGATCGTCAGACCTACAGGACGAGCACCGGCGAGGATTACCTCGCGATCAACGGCAACGGCTATGTGCCGGCGCTGGTGCTCGACGATGGCAAGGTGCTGACCGAGGGGCCGGCGATCGTGCAGTTCCTCGCCGACAGCGTGCCCGAAGGGGCAGCCCTGTTGCCTGAGGTCGGCAACATCCGCCGCAACGAGGTGCAATCCTATCTGAACTTCATCACCGCCGAGCTGCACAAGCCGATGGTGTTGCTCTTCAATCCGATCTATTCCAGCGTTCATGGCGAGGTCCGCGCGCTGATCTCCAAGCGGCTCGCCTGGCTGGACGGCCGTCTTGCCGGACCCTATCTCACCGGCGATGCGTTTACGGTGGCGGATGCCTATCTCTTCGTCTGCCTGAACTGGTCGCCCTGGACCGACATCGATCTCAACCAATGGCCGGCGCTGCACGCCTTCATGGCCCGGGTGGCGGCACGACCGAAGGTGCGCGAGGCGCTGCAGGCCGAAGATCTCGAGGCCTTCGATGCCGACGGCGTCTATTTCGCGCCGCATGCCTATCTCGCTTCATCAGGACGGACAGGTGAGCCGGTCAGACCGTAA
- a CDS encoding transcriptional regulator, TetR family (PFAM: regulatory protein TetR~KEGG: rec:RHECIAT_CH0001289 probable transcriptional regulator protein, TetR family) — MTLVKNLMRNGTNMKDEKKRGRPRAFDTKAALGKARDVFWDRGFAAASLDNLSAATNLNRPSLYGAFGDKEDLYLDTLEGYRQDGMNTLAEALDPSLPLRDNIARVYAGALAIYLHGETAARGCLLIGTASAEAVQHERVREVLGRSLNDFDDEIEKRMRLAVEKGELPRSADPQMLARLASAVMHSLAVRARAGDSRETLEAIARSGVELICGSANNP; from the coding sequence ATGACTCTCGTCAAGAATTTAATGCGAAACGGTACAAATATGAAAGACGAGAAGAAGCGGGGCCGCCCGAGGGCTTTTGACACCAAGGCGGCGCTCGGCAAGGCACGGGATGTCTTCTGGGACAGGGGGTTTGCCGCCGCCTCGCTCGACAATCTGAGTGCTGCGACCAACCTCAACCGCCCGAGCCTCTACGGCGCCTTCGGCGACAAGGAGGATCTTTATCTCGATACGCTGGAGGGCTATCGGCAGGACGGCATGAATACGCTCGCCGAGGCGCTCGACCCCTCACTGCCGCTTCGCGACAATATCGCCCGCGTCTATGCCGGCGCGCTGGCGATCTATCTGCATGGTGAAACCGCGGCCCGCGGCTGTCTGCTGATCGGCACGGCGTCGGCCGAGGCGGTCCAGCATGAGCGGGTCCGCGAGGTGCTCGGCCGCAGCCTCAACGATTTCGACGACGAGATCGAAAAGCGCATGCGCCTTGCCGTGGAAAAGGGTGAGCTTCCCCGAAGCGCCGATCCGCAGATGCTGGCCAGGCTCGCCTCCGCCGTCATGCATTCGCTCGCCGTCCGCGCCCGCGCCGGCGACAGCCGCGAGACGCTGGAAGCGATTGCCCGGTCGGGCGTCGAGCTGATCTGCGGGAGTGCCAATAATCCTTAG
- a CDS encoding major facilitator superfamily MFS_1 (PFAM: major facilitator superfamily MFS_1~KEGG: ret:RHE_CH01198 multi-drug resistance efflux system protein), giving the protein MTDTQLDAASARPGSIHWKRNLTISLIGSFTTIVAMTLLLPFLPLYVEELGVSDHADIVQWSGIAYGATFFAAALVAPLWGRLGDIYGRKLMLVRASLGMTLAISLMGMAGNVWQLVALRLFVGLAGGYASGSMVLVATQTPKDRSAWALGVLSSGIMAGNLVGPLIGGALPPIIGIRGTFLAAGGMIFLAFLATALLIKEEKSPARKQAAKASGGWKSIADKRPVIAMLATGMLLMFANMSIEPIITVYVAQLVPVESQVTMVSGVVMSAAALGSILSASWLGKLADRIGHWPVIAGALAVAGLLLIPQAFVTSSWQLIILRFMMGVAIGGLLPCIAAVIRHSVPDSAAGSILGFSISSQYVGQVAGPILGGFVGGHIGMRAVFLGTSVLLLAGAAYAWIVRPRDGETREST; this is encoded by the coding sequence ATGACCGATACGCAATTGGACGCCGCCAGCGCCAGGCCGGGCTCGATCCACTGGAAGCGCAATCTTACCATCTCGCTGATCGGCTCCTTCACCACGATCGTGGCGATGACGCTGCTGCTTCCCTTCCTGCCGCTCTATGTCGAGGAGCTAGGCGTCAGCGACCATGCTGACATCGTGCAATGGTCGGGCATCGCCTATGGCGCCACCTTCTTTGCCGCGGCTCTGGTCGCTCCGCTCTGGGGCCGGCTCGGCGATATCTACGGCCGCAAGCTGATGCTGGTGCGCGCCAGCCTCGGGATGACGCTGGCGATCTCGCTGATGGGCATGGCCGGCAATGTCTGGCAGTTGGTGGCGCTGCGCCTCTTCGTCGGGCTTGCCGGCGGTTATGCCTCCGGCTCGATGGTGCTGGTGGCGACGCAGACGCCGAAGGACCGCTCGGCCTGGGCGCTCGGCGTGCTCTCCTCCGGAATCATGGCCGGCAATCTCGTCGGGCCGCTGATCGGCGGCGCGCTGCCGCCGATCATTGGCATCCGCGGCACGTTCCTCGCCGCCGGCGGCATGATCTTCCTCGCCTTTCTCGCCACGGCCTTGCTGATCAAGGAAGAGAAATCGCCGGCCCGCAAGCAGGCGGCCAAGGCCAGCGGCGGCTGGAAATCCATTGCCGACAAGCGGCCGGTCATCGCCATGCTGGCAACCGGCATGCTCTTGATGTTTGCCAATATGTCGATCGAGCCGATCATCACCGTCTATGTCGCGCAGCTGGTGCCCGTCGAATCCCAGGTGACGATGGTATCGGGCGTCGTCATGTCGGCTGCCGCCCTCGGCAGCATTCTCTCGGCCTCATGGCTCGGCAAGCTTGCCGACAGGATCGGCCATTGGCCGGTGATTGCAGGAGCGCTCGCCGTCGCCGGGCTGCTGCTGATCCCGCAGGCCTTCGTCACCAGTTCCTGGCAGCTGATCATCCTGCGCTTCATGATGGGTGTGGCGATCGGCGGGCTGCTGCCCTGCATCGCCGCGGTCATCCGCCACAGCGTGCCTGATAGTGCGGCCGGCAGCATTCTCGGGTTTTCCATCTCGTCGCAATATGTCGGCCAGGTGGCCGGCCCCATCCTTGGCGGTTTTGTCGGTGGGCATATCGGCATGCGGGCGGTGTTCCTCGGTACCTCCGTGCTGCTTCTCGCTGGTGCGGCCTATGCCTGGATCGTGCGGCCGAGGGATGGGGAGACTCGGGAGTCGACCTAA
- a CDS encoding conserved hypothetical protein (KEGG: ret:RHE_CH01199 hypothetical protein) has product MSDMCTSREQTVRQLYAAYLDDRKDIVGAMLTEDFTFSSPRDDHIDRATYFERCWPKEPVFRGFDIEFLAIDGDEAVVRYRAEKRDGGSFRNIESLRFRGDKIASVDVYFGRNL; this is encoded by the coding sequence ATGAGCGACATGTGCACATCCCGAGAGCAGACCGTCCGTCAGCTCTACGCCGCGTATCTCGACGATCGCAAGGATATTGTCGGCGCCATGTTGACGGAGGATTTCACCTTCTCCAGTCCGCGCGACGACCACATCGACCGGGCGACCTATTTCGAGCGTTGCTGGCCGAAGGAGCCGGTCTTCCGCGGCTTTGACATCGAATTCCTGGCGATCGACGGCGACGAGGCGGTCGTCCGCTACCGTGCGGAAAAACGCGACGGTGGCAGCTTCCGCAACATCGAGAGCCTTCGCTTCCGCGGCGACAAGATCGCCTCCGTGGATGTCTATTTCGGCCGGAATCTCTGA
- a CDS encoding protein of unknown function DUF81 (PFAM: protein of unknown function DUF81~KEGG: rec:RHECIAT_CH0001292 hypothetical conserved membrane protein) has translation MTSDIFFFIVVGFCAQIVDGALGMAFGVLSTTSLLAFGVPAANASAMTHVAEMFTTAASGISHAYHRNVDWRLVARLAPAGMIGGAIGAYLLANIDGKAIAPFVSAYLIAIGLVILYKAFRPPPKRDVRDWMVPPVGFCGGVLDAIGGGGWGPIVTSSLVSRGHDLKRVIGSTNFTEFAVTLTISLTFMLTLGWSELNSAIGVIIGGVIAAPFGAILVKRLPVRPLMVAVSMIIIGTSAIRIL, from the coding sequence ATGACATCGGATATCTTCTTTTTCATCGTCGTGGGTTTCTGCGCGCAGATCGTCGACGGCGCGCTTGGCATGGCCTTCGGCGTACTGTCGACGACGAGCCTTCTCGCCTTCGGGGTGCCGGCGGCCAATGCCAGCGCCATGACGCATGTGGCGGAAATGTTCACCACCGCCGCCTCGGGCATCTCGCATGCCTATCATCGCAACGTCGACTGGCGCCTGGTGGCGCGGCTTGCACCGGCCGGCATGATCGGCGGCGCGATCGGCGCCTATCTGCTGGCCAATATCGACGGCAAGGCGATCGCGCCCTTCGTGTCGGCCTATCTGATCGCGATCGGGCTGGTGATCCTCTACAAGGCCTTTCGGCCACCGCCGAAGCGGGATGTTCGCGATTGGATGGTGCCGCCCGTCGGATTTTGCGGCGGCGTGCTCGATGCGATCGGCGGCGGTGGATGGGGTCCGATCGTCACCAGTTCGCTCGTTAGCCGCGGCCATGACCTGAAACGGGTGATAGGCTCGACCAATTTCACCGAATTCGCGGTGACGCTGACGATTTCCCTGACCTTCATGCTGACGCTCGGCTGGTCGGAGCTCAATTCGGCGATCGGCGTGATCATCGGCGGCGTCATCGCCGCCCCCTTCGGCGCGATCCTCGTCAAACGGCTGCCGGTGCGGCCGCTGATGGTGGCGGTGTCGATGATCATCATCGGCACGTCGGCGATACGGATCCTGTAA
- a CDS encoding Phosphatidylethanolamine N-methyltransferase (PFAM: Methyltransferase type 11; Methyltransferase type 12~KEGG: rec:RHECIAT_CH0001293 putative phosphatidylethanolamine N-methyltransferase protein) — protein MSELRSRADDQQKIYQRWAPVYDRVYRGILRDGHRKLAALAAAAGTDILEIGVGTGLTLGHYPRHCRVTGIDISDHMIARAREKARREKLHHVQALDVMDAHALTFADRSFDVVCLPFVITLIPEPERALDECARVLRPGGEIILASKLGDGAGLQGAIETAVAPLVRHIGWSSAFRIHRIVAWAERRGDFAAADILPVFPNGFFKIIRLKQRGLAG, from the coding sequence ATGTCAGAGCTTCGCAGCAGGGCGGACGATCAGCAAAAAATCTATCAGCGCTGGGCACCGGTCTATGACCGGGTCTATCGCGGCATCCTGCGCGATGGCCACCGCAAGCTTGCAGCCCTCGCCGCTGCGGCCGGCACCGACATCCTGGAGATCGGCGTCGGCACCGGCCTGACGCTCGGGCATTACCCGCGCCACTGCCGGGTGACCGGCATCGACATTTCCGACCATATGATTGCGCGGGCGCGTGAAAAGGCGAGACGCGAAAAGCTGCATCATGTGCAGGCGCTTGATGTGATGGATGCGCATGCGCTCACCTTTGCCGACCGTTCTTTCGATGTGGTCTGCCTGCCCTTCGTCATCACGCTCATCCCCGAACCCGAACGGGCGCTGGACGAATGCGCCAGGGTGCTGAGGCCGGGCGGCGAGATCATCCTTGCCAGCAAGCTTGGCGACGGCGCCGGTCTGCAGGGCGCGATCGAGACGGCGGTGGCGCCGCTGGTGCGTCACATCGGCTGGTCCTCCGCCTTCCGCATTCACCGCATCGTCGCCTGGGCCGAGCGCCGCGGCGACTTTGCCGCTGCCGATATCCTGCCGGTCTTTCCGAACGGCTTCTTCAAGATCATCCGGCTGAAGCAGCGCGGACTTGCCGGCTGA
- a CDS encoding conserved hypothetical protein (KEGG: rec:RHECIAT_CH0001294 hypothetical protein), with translation MNRKIIQPLTAAVLLCLAGAAHASSDDAWKQLAVDVEAKCKKAAVTIEKPSATVDPFGSSHYGLALVIGKPKGAKGLIAQICVYDKQKKTVEIGSELDAKTLGLMPAK, from the coding sequence ATGAACAGGAAAATAATCCAGCCTCTCACTGCCGCCGTACTGCTTTGCCTGGCAGGTGCGGCGCATGCCTCCTCCGATGACGCCTGGAAGCAGCTCGCCGTTGACGTCGAGGCTAAATGCAAGAAGGCAGCGGTCACGATCGAAAAGCCCAGCGCCACCGTCGATCCCTTCGGTAGTTCGCATTACGGGCTTGCCCTTGTGATAGGCAAGCCGAAGGGCGCCAAGGGGTTGATCGCCCAGATCTGCGTCTACGACAAGCAAAAGAAAACCGTCGAGATCGGCAGCGAGCTGGACGCCAAGACGCTCGGTCTCATGCCGGCAAAATAG
- a CDS encoding Superoxide dismutase (PFAM: manganese and iron superoxide dismutase~KEGG: rec:RHECIAT_CH0001295 superoxide dismutase protein) — protein MAFELPELPYDYEALAPFMSKETLEFHHDKHHKAYVDNGNKLAAEAGLSDLSLEDVVKKSFGTNAGLFNNAAQHYNHIHFWKWMKKGGGGNKLPGKLEAAFTSDLGGYDKFKADFANAGATQFGSGWAWVSVKNGKLEISKTPNGENPLVHGATPILGVDVWEHSYYIDYRNARPKYLEAFVDSLINWDYVLERYEEATK, from the coding sequence ATGGCTTTCGAATTGCCTGAACTTCCCTATGACTACGAAGCGCTTGCTCCCTTCATGTCGAAGGAAACGCTGGAGTTCCACCACGACAAGCACCACAAGGCCTATGTCGACAACGGCAACAAGCTCGCCGCCGAAGCCGGTCTTTCGGACCTCTCGCTCGAAGACGTCGTCAAGAAGTCCTTCGGCACCAATGCCGGCCTCTTCAACAACGCGGCCCAGCATTACAACCACATCCATTTCTGGAAGTGGATGAAGAAGGGCGGCGGCGGCAACAAGCTGCCGGGCAAGCTCGAAGCGGCCTTTACCTCCGATCTCGGCGGCTATGACAAGTTCAAGGCCGATTTCGCCAATGCCGGCGCCACCCAGTTCGGCTCCGGCTGGGCCTGGGTTTCCGTCAAGAACGGCAAGCTCGAAATCTCCAAGACCCCGAACGGCGAAAACCCGCTCGTTCACGGCGCCACCCCGATCCTCGGCGTCGACGTCTGGGAACACTCCTACTACATCGACTATCGCAACGCCCGCCCGAAGTACCTCGAAGCCTTCGTCGACAGCCTGATCAACTGGGACTACGTCCTGGAACGCTACGAAGAAGCCACGAAGTAA
- a CDS encoding metallophosphoesterase (PFAM: metallophosphoesterase~KEGG: rec:RHECIAT_CH0001296 probable phosphatase protein), with translation MSSSASPLFRFGIIADPQYAAIAPHVAMDRYYANSLAKVAEAIEVFNGEELSFVMTLGDVIDRSFSSFDDILPVYGKLRHEALFLLGNHDFSVSSGHLAEVAARLGMPSPYYSFVRHGWRFIVLDGNEVSIFAPPEGHPHRALAAEMLAELQAKGARNAHRWNAALSDEQFAWLGDEIAKAAAAGEKVIVMNHYPVHPPSEHGMWDSERTVALLASSSNVVAYLNGHDHVGNYGMAGACHFLNFKGVVDTEMENAFAIVEVYASRIEIRGFGREVSRTLSI, from the coding sequence ATGTCTTCCTCTGCTTCTCCCCTGTTCCGCTTCGGCATCATCGCCGACCCGCAATATGCGGCGATCGCGCCGCATGTGGCGATGGATCGTTATTACGCCAACAGCCTCGCCAAGGTCGCCGAGGCGATCGAGGTCTTCAATGGCGAGGAGCTGAGCTTTGTCATGACGCTCGGCGATGTCATCGACCGCAGCTTTTCAAGCTTCGACGATATCCTGCCGGTCTACGGCAAGCTCAGGCACGAGGCGCTCTTCCTGCTCGGCAATCACGATTTCTCGGTCTCTTCTGGGCATCTCGCCGAAGTCGCCGCGCGTCTCGGCATGCCGTCGCCCTATTACAGCTTCGTGCGCCACGGCTGGCGCTTTATCGTGCTCGACGGCAACGAGGTCAGCATCTTCGCACCGCCCGAAGGCCATCCTCATCGCGCCCTTGCCGCTGAGATGCTGGCGGAGCTGCAGGCAAAAGGTGCGAGGAATGCCCATCGCTGGAATGCCGCGCTGAGCGACGAACAATTCGCCTGGCTCGGCGATGAAATCGCAAAAGCGGCTGCGGCCGGCGAGAAGGTGATCGTCATGAATCACTATCCGGTGCATCCGCCCAGTGAGCACGGCATGTGGGACAGCGAACGCACCGTCGCGCTGCTCGCCTCCAGCAGCAATGTCGTCGCCTATCTCAATGGCCACGACCACGTCGGCAACTACGGCATGGCCGGCGCCTGCCACTTCCTCAATTTCAAGGGCGTGGTTGACACCGAGATGGAAAACGCCTTTGCGATCGTCGAGGTCTATGCCTCCAGAATCGAAATCCGCGGCTTCGGACGCGAGGTGAGCCGCACGCTGTCCATCTAG
- a CDS encoding transcriptional regulator, AraC family (PFAM: AraC-type transcriptional regulator domain protein; helix-turn-helix- domain containing protein AraC type~SMART: helix-turn-helix- domain containing protein AraC type~KEGG: transcriptional regulator protein), with translation MSADLKQALNGYMDAHGGGDGLFATAIDGFFLMRSSTLSMPKPAIYRPALCIIVDGAKQLMFGDRLFDYEAMQALIISVEMPAFGQVTKASAERPMIAINLELDVTILREVLEEMDAPPKPAGDGGPGVFVQEFGPELQDCILRLIRTLATPKAIPILHPAIMREISFWLLSGKNGDEVCKLALPDSHTRRVAEAIYLLRGNFADAVRVEKLAAAARMSPSSFHQHFKILTTMTPLQYQKQLRLLEARRLMVTDGFNAANAAYQVGYESASQFSREYARMFGTPPKRDISEMKAMPAEPAIS, from the coding sequence ATGTCCGCAGATCTGAAGCAGGCGCTCAATGGGTACATGGATGCACATGGCGGCGGTGACGGCCTCTTTGCCACCGCTATCGACGGCTTTTTCCTGATGCGTTCCAGCACTCTCTCCATGCCGAAACCGGCGATCTACCGACCGGCGCTCTGCATTATCGTCGATGGCGCCAAGCAGCTCATGTTCGGAGACCGCCTTTTCGATTACGAAGCGATGCAAGCGCTTATCATCAGCGTCGAGATGCCGGCCTTCGGACAGGTGACGAAAGCCAGTGCCGAACGGCCGATGATCGCCATCAACTTGGAACTCGACGTCACTATCCTGCGCGAGGTGCTGGAGGAGATGGATGCGCCGCCGAAGCCGGCAGGCGACGGCGGGCCGGGTGTTTTCGTACAAGAATTCGGCCCCGAGCTGCAGGACTGCATACTGAGGCTGATCCGAACGCTCGCAACGCCCAAGGCGATCCCAATCCTTCATCCGGCAATCATGCGAGAGATCAGTTTTTGGTTGCTTTCCGGAAAAAATGGCGATGAGGTCTGCAAGCTTGCATTGCCCGACAGCCATACGCGCCGCGTGGCCGAGGCCATCTACCTGTTGCGCGGTAATTTTGCGGACGCCGTCCGGGTGGAAAAGCTTGCGGCGGCAGCCAGGATGAGCCCTTCCTCCTTCCACCAGCATTTCAAAATCCTGACCACGATGACGCCGCTGCAGTATCAGAAGCAGTTGCGGCTACTCGAGGCCCGGCGGCTGATGGTGACCGATGGTTTCAACGCCGCAAACGCGGCCTATCAGGTGGGTTACGAGAGCGCCTCCCAGTTCAGCCGCGAATATGCCCGCATGTTCGGGACACCACCGAAGCGCGACATCAGTGAAATGAAGGCGATGCCGGCTGAGCCGGCAATCAGCTAG